In a single window of the Aquarana catesbeiana isolate 2022-GZ linkage group LG13, ASM4218655v1, whole genome shotgun sequence genome:
- the RD3L gene encoding protein RD3-like, with protein MPFFGWMKWSKNDSDKTTQYPGSEVVTKTLLRELQWHLGERERLLHEIENEQRVQKTGVDYNWLRNDYSLKPSIPVTEQKQLEVLCSQIQPCHTGTVLSRFREVLAENDVLPWEIVYIFKQVLKDFLSSIERENQQVKLMDLWNSNCPVNFAVSGDTNSHKEEIPTVSSYVDRNTQSLFPTFSTRIWNLPYYYPSG; from the exons ATGCCATTCTTCGGTTGGATGAAATGGTCGAAGAATGATTCTGACAAGACCACTCAGTACCCTGGATCAGAAGTTGTAACCAAGACTTTGCTAAGGGAGCTGCAGTGGCACCTAGGAGAGCGTGAAAGGTTACTGCACGAGATTGAAAATGAGCAGAGGGTGCAGAAAACAGGAGTGGATTATAACTGGCTGAGAAACGATTACAGCTTGAAGCCAAGCATCCCCGTTACGGAACAAAAGCAACTGGAAGTTCTGTGCTCTCAGATTCAGCCATGCCACACAGGGACAGTGCTCAGCAG GTTTCGAGAAGTTCTGGCAGAAAACGATGTACTACCTTGGGAGATTGTCTATATATTCAAACAAGTCCTGAAAGATTTTCTGAGTTCTATAGAGAGAGAAAACCAACAGGTGAAGCTGATGGATTTGTGGAACTCAAACTGCCCGGTCAACTTTGCAGTGTCTGGCGATACAAACTCACACAAAGAGGAAATCCCGACAGTCTCCAGCTATGTGGACAGAAATACACAGAGTTTATTTCCAACTTTCTCAACCCGCATCTGGAACTTGCCATACTACTATCCTTCTGGTTAA